A single window of Pseudanabaena sp. BC1403 DNA harbors:
- the groES gene encoding co-chaperone GroES, whose product MASLTLNTGTLQPLGDRLLVKVATKEEKTVGGIFLPDTAQEKPQVGEVTAVGPGSRNDKGTRVALEVKAGDKVLYSKYAGTEVKIDSVEYLLLAERDILAIVE is encoded by the coding sequence GTGGCATCGTTAACCCTAAATACTGGTACATTGCAACCCCTAGGCGATCGCCTATTGGTCAAAGTAGCAACTAAAGAAGAAAAGACCGTAGGCGGTATTTTCTTGCCAGATACAGCACAAGAAAAACCTCAAGTAGGTGAAGTAACTGCCGTAGGACCTGGTTCTCGTAATGACAAAGGTACTCGCGTTGCACTAGAAGTCAAAGCTGGCGATAAAGTTTTGTACTCCAAGTATGCAGGCACTGAAGTCAAAATTGATAGCGTAGAGTATTTGCTCCTTGCAGAAAGAGATATTCTCGCGATCGTTGAATAG
- a CDS encoding 5-formyltetrahydrofolate cyclo-ligase has protein sequence MPEFPQTKKQLRQALLAQRRQIPNEIWQQKSQALCDRIANWQIFQQAQNILAFTSFRQEPDLNSLWQRFPDKNWGFSCCVEKELIWHQVAIADFESNMRSGAFGILEPRQDLPLMDLDNIDLILIPAVACDLGGYRLGYGGGFYDRWLPNSTGFKAGIIFDDFYIDAIPNDIWDVPLDAVITEKQV, from the coding sequence ATGCCAGAGTTTCCACAAACCAAAAAACAACTTAGACAAGCATTGCTCGCCCAACGCCGCCAAATCCCTAATGAAATTTGGCAACAAAAAAGCCAAGCATTATGCGATCGCATTGCAAATTGGCAAATTTTCCAACAAGCACAAAATATTTTGGCTTTTACGAGTTTTCGCCAAGAGCCAGACTTAAATTCGCTTTGGCAAAGATTTCCTGACAAAAATTGGGGGTTTTCGTGCTGTGTGGAAAAAGAGCTGATTTGGCATCAAGTCGCGATCGCAGATTTTGAGAGCAACATGCGATCAGGAGCATTTGGTATTCTGGAGCCGCGCCAAGACTTGCCACTTATGGACTTAGATAATATTGATCTAATTTTGATACCTGCGGTAGCTTGCGATCTCGGAGGGTATCGATTGGGCTATGGCGGTGGCTTTTACGATCGCTGGCTGCCTAACTCGACAGGATTTAAAGCAGGAATAATTTTTGATGACTTTTATATAGATGCGATTCCCAATGATATTTGGGACGTGCCATTAGATGCAGTCATTACTGAAAAACAAGTGTGA
- a CDS encoding class I SAM-dependent methyltransferase, with protein MMFEHNHQVYTAREIVQHYRQLRQLQPAEQTILDLLCNEWSHMKMLDVGIGGGRTTQYFSRVVKEYVGIDYSENMVTACQNRFPASSQLRVELGDARNLSQFQDNSFDFILFSFNGIDVVSHLDRLRVLQEVSRVGKSGGYFFFSSHSLQGLEREFKWQNQISLNLLKTYVNMIMFALLRFFNRSISLKQIKHSEYEIIQDESHNFRLKQYYIRPQEQLNQLKANFENIRMYSWKSGLEITTQQELSDNSDMWLYYLCKIK; from the coding sequence ATTATGTTTGAGCATAATCATCAAGTTTATACGGCTCGTGAGATTGTTCAACACTACAGACAGTTACGCCAATTACAACCCGCCGAGCAAACTATTTTAGATCTTCTATGCAATGAATGGTCGCATATGAAAATGCTGGATGTTGGAATAGGAGGAGGCCGTACCACGCAATATTTCTCTAGAGTAGTTAAGGAATATGTTGGTATTGATTATTCTGAAAATATGGTGACAGCTTGCCAAAATCGTTTTCCAGCATCTTCACAATTAAGAGTTGAATTGGGTGATGCCAGAAATCTGAGTCAATTTCAAGATAACTCTTTCGACTTTATTTTATTTAGCTTTAATGGTATTGATGTTGTATCCCATTTAGATCGGTTACGGGTATTGCAAGAAGTCAGCCGCGTTGGTAAATCTGGAGGGTATTTCTTCTTTTCAAGTCATAGTCTACAAGGGCTAGAGCGAGAATTTAAATGGCAGAATCAAATTAGCCTAAATCTGCTAAAAACCTATGTCAATATGATCATGTTTGCTCTTCTACGCTTCTTCAACCGTTCAATTTCCCTAAAGCAAATAAAACATTCTGAATATGAAATCATTCAAGATGAATCTCATAACTTCCGCTTAAAGCAGTATTACATTCGACCTCAAGAGCAGCTCAATCAATTAAAAGCAAATTTTGAGAATATCAGAATGTACTCTTGGAAAAGTGGTCTTGAAATAACAACTCAACAGGAGTTAAGCGATAACTCTGACATGTGGCTTTATTATCTTTGTAAGATTAAATAA
- a CDS encoding metallophosphoesterase translates to MRKIKKKRYILLLIITALVLLPIYAFWIEPNLFVVTHHRLNPEISSNQNSLKIVQISDLHLKKFNDRAQRIAEQVNKLQPDIVVFTGDSIDKAEQLDGYDRFLSLLDRQTAKYAILGNWEYKARVNLELLSKIYATYNCRLLVNESALYKQGDRNLLITGIDDLVSQPNLIKSLQNINSNPNHLLLAHSPAYVDTFSADELQMLSAYKPKYMLTGHTHGGQLSFFGFAPVLPPRSGNYVSGWYQANSISVYVSRGLGVSVLPIRIGAVPEIGYFEWVLKS, encoded by the coding sequence ATGCGAAAAATAAAGAAAAAACGATACATTCTGCTTCTCATTATTACAGCCTTAGTATTACTGCCTATTTATGCTTTCTGGATTGAGCCCAATCTTTTTGTGGTGACACATCATCGACTCAATCCAGAAATTTCTTCTAATCAAAACAGTTTAAAAATTGTCCAAATTAGTGATCTTCATCTAAAAAAATTTAACGATCGCGCTCAAAGAATTGCCGAACAAGTTAATAAGCTCCAACCAGATATCGTAGTGTTTACTGGAGATTCTATCGATAAGGCAGAACAGTTAGATGGATACGATCGCTTCTTATCACTTCTCGATCGCCAAACAGCTAAATATGCGATTTTGGGGAATTGGGAATATAAGGCAAGAGTCAATTTAGAGCTTCTCTCAAAAATATATGCTACTTACAATTGCCGCTTATTAGTTAATGAAAGTGCTTTATATAAACAAGGCGATCGCAATCTATTAATAACAGGTATTGATGACTTAGTTAGCCAGCCTAATTTAATCAAATCACTTCAAAATATTAATTCCAATCCCAATCATTTATTGCTTGCTCACTCACCCGCATATGTAGACACATTCTCTGCCGATGAGCTGCAAATGCTGTCAGCATATAAGCCCAAATATATGCTGACAGGACACACTCATGGCGGACAGCTATCTTTCTTTGGCTTTGCGCCTGTTCTGCCGCCACGTAGTGGGAACTATGTTAGTGGTTGGTATCAGGCTAATTCAATTTCTGTATATGTATCTCGCGGATTAGGTGTTTCAGTGTTACCTATAAGAATTGGAGCAGTACCTGAGATCGGCTATTTTGAATGGGTTTTGAAATCGTGA
- the zwf gene encoding glucose-6-phosphate dehydrogenase — MVQILENPLRVGLQQERTPEPLILVIFGASGDLTIRKLVPAIYHLKQQRRLPPELTIVGVARRPWSHDYFREQMRDGVEKFSVGIGAEAIWQDFAEGLYYQSLDMSNLEDYKKLDEFLSQIDKERGTRGNRVFYLAVSPNYFPDAIEKLGQAGMIKNAKKTRLVIEKPFGRDLSSCQDLNRIVRNACDEKQIYRIDHYLGKETVQNLLVLRFANAIFEPLWNRQFIDHIQITVAETVGVEDRAGYYENSGALRDMLQNHLMQLFCLTAMEPPNAMDADSLRNEKVKVIQATRLADTRRLERSCVRAQYSEGWMKGKQVEGYRREPNVNPESLVPTYVAMKFEVNNWRWQGVPFYLRTGKRMPKKVSEIAIQFRDVPYLLFQSAAKQVSPNVLTLRIQPNEGVALKFEAKMPGADLRSRSVEMDFGYGKTFGIEGSDAYDRLLLDCMLGDQTLFTRGDEVEAAWKVVTPALTAWEMPNDPSVVPQYEAGTWGPSEAEQLIERDGRQWRRL, encoded by the coding sequence GTGGTACAAATACTCGAAAATCCCTTACGGGTTGGTTTACAGCAAGAAAGAACACCTGAACCTCTGATCCTTGTGATCTTTGGTGCGTCGGGTGATTTGACTATTCGCAAGCTAGTTCCAGCGATCTATCATCTTAAACAGCAGCGTCGTTTACCGCCAGAACTCACAATTGTGGGTGTGGCTCGAAGACCTTGGAGTCATGACTACTTTCGTGAACAAATGCGTGATGGCGTTGAAAAGTTCTCAGTGGGTATTGGCGCTGAAGCAATTTGGCAAGATTTTGCTGAAGGCTTATATTACCAATCCCTCGATATGAGTAATCTTGAGGATTATAAAAAGCTTGATGAATTTCTAAGTCAAATTGACAAAGAAAGGGGTACTCGCGGTAATCGAGTCTTTTATTTAGCCGTTTCACCCAATTACTTTCCCGATGCGATCGAGAAGTTGGGGCAAGCTGGGATGATCAAGAACGCCAAAAAAACTCGACTTGTAATTGAGAAACCCTTTGGGCGCGATTTGTCATCATGTCAAGATCTCAACCGAATAGTTCGGAATGCTTGTGACGAAAAACAGATTTATCGGATTGACCATTATTTAGGAAAGGAAACCGTTCAAAATCTTTTGGTGTTGCGATTTGCCAATGCGATTTTTGAACCACTATGGAATCGCCAGTTTATCGACCATATCCAAATTACGGTTGCAGAAACCGTTGGTGTTGAAGATAGGGCTGGTTACTATGAAAACTCTGGGGCGCTCAGAGATATGTTGCAAAATCATTTGATGCAACTTTTCTGCTTGACAGCGATGGAGCCACCCAATGCTATGGATGCGGACTCTCTGCGAAATGAAAAAGTGAAGGTGATTCAGGCAACCCGACTAGCTGATACTCGCCGATTAGAGCGATCATGTGTGCGAGCGCAATATAGCGAGGGGTGGATGAAAGGTAAACAAGTGGAAGGCTATCGCCGTGAACCTAATGTGAATCCTGAGTCCTTAGTGCCAACATATGTGGCAATGAAGTTTGAAGTGAATAACTGGCGTTGGCAAGGTGTTCCCTTCTATTTGCGAACTGGTAAACGGATGCCCAAAAAAGTCAGCGAAATTGCGATTCAGTTTCGTGATGTGCCTTATTTACTGTTTCAGTCTGCGGCAAAGCAGGTCTCACCAAACGTATTGACACTTAGGATTCAGCCCAATGAAGGTGTTGCCCTGAAGTTTGAGGCAAAGATGCCAGGAGCTGATCTGCGATCGCGTTCGGTGGAAATGGACTTCGGCTATGGCAAAACCTTTGGTATCGAAGGCTCCGATGCTTATGATCGCTTGTTGCTAGACTGTATGTTAGGCGATCAGACTCTCTTTACACGCGGTGACGAAGTGGAAGCTGCTTGGAAAGTGGTGACACCCGCGCTTACTGCATGGGAAATGCCTAATGATCCCAGCGTCGTGCCTCAATACGAAGCAGGAACTTGGGGACCATCTGAAGCCGAACAACTGATCGAACGTGATGGACGACAGTGGCGACGACTGTAA
- the opcA gene encoding glucose-6-phosphate dehydrogenase assembly protein OpcA, with product MNTQATSVVSLQAPKDVSVSQVEAELSKIWLSYGENSAARATTFNLLVYEPENMDVVSRMASVDAIVSQSPCRVVDLVTLNEEDQGISAQVAAYCPIQKSRSSLVCGEYITLTGAKRAFDRVHSILPELLIPDLPVFLWWKDSPAPNTRMFEKLVNLSDRLIMDSATFANSESDLLKVQGMIQASTQIADLNWQRLGPWQELTAQAFDQPDRRAAVWEIDGITIDYERGNSTQALMFLGWIASRLEWEPVERSSEGGDYDIQHIIFEGRNHIKVKAELAAIPIGDVGEVVGDLIGLRLTASNQNTDACNVFCSESTGCMRMEAGGGAQNYRVHQVSPLSDQSADTLLGQQLQRWGREALYEESLALVAKVLAL from the coding sequence ATGAATACGCAAGCAACTTCCGTTGTATCTTTGCAAGCTCCCAAAGATGTATCGGTATCTCAAGTCGAAGCAGAGCTAAGCAAAATCTGGCTGTCCTATGGTGAAAATTCGGCTGCTCGTGCTACCACTTTTAATCTTTTGGTGTACGAACCAGAAAATATGGATGTGGTATCACGAATGGCTTCTGTTGATGCGATCGTTTCTCAGAGTCCGTGTCGAGTAGTCGATTTGGTAACTCTGAATGAAGAAGATCAAGGCATATCCGCACAGGTCGCTGCCTATTGCCCGATTCAAAAAAGTCGTAGCTCTTTGGTTTGCGGTGAATACATCACCCTAACTGGCGCAAAACGAGCATTCGATCGCGTACATAGTATTCTTCCAGAATTATTGATCCCCGACCTACCTGTATTCTTGTGGTGGAAAGACAGCCCTGCCCCGAATACACGCATGTTTGAGAAGCTGGTTAATTTAAGCGATCGCTTAATTATGGACTCAGCCACGTTTGCCAATTCTGAGTCAGATTTACTCAAAGTACAAGGGATGATTCAAGCAAGTACGCAAATTGCGGACTTGAATTGGCAACGACTTGGTCCTTGGCAAGAGCTTACTGCTCAAGCATTTGACCAACCCGATCGCCGTGCAGCTGTTTGGGAAATTGATGGGATCACCATCGACTACGAACGTGGCAACAGCACCCAAGCTCTAATGTTTCTCGGCTGGATCGCCAGTCGTCTCGAATGGGAACCAGTTGAACGCAGCTCTGAAGGTGGCGATTACGATATCCAACATATTATTTTTGAAGGTCGCAACCACATCAAAGTTAAGGCTGAATTAGCAGCAATTCCCATTGGCGATGTTGGTGAGGTAGTTGGAGATCTCATTGGTTTACGCTTGACAGCCTCTAATCAAAATACGGACGCTTGTAACGTATTTTGCTCAGAATCTACAGGCTGTATGCGAATGGAAGCTGGTGGCGGAGCGCAAAACTATCGCGTTCATCAAGTATCGCCTTTGTCCGATCAAAGTGCTGATACGCTTCTTGGACAACAATTGCAGCGTTGGGGGCGAGAAGCTCTCTATGAAGAAAGTCTTGCACTAGTAGCAAAAGTACTAGCACTATAA
- a CDS encoding AI-2E family transporter encodes MIETLNKLPRWFSLGLTFPLIFLNGWLLLLLGRELQPLVSILITATVISFLLDYPIRFLIKLKVKRGIAAGLVILIFFMVLGTLAIFLVPLILAQANELIVRLPEWIKSGQQQLQIFETWAIAQQLPIDISGTFNQVIEKLTGVLRSLTTQLFSIVFGAIGSLVNIFLTLIFSIFLVIRGEFLWNGLLSWLPQKWNDQVRNLLPRNFERFIVGQVTLATILGILQTTAMLILGVPLAQLFGFGIGIASLIPLGGSSTIITVSLLIALQNFWLGVKVLLVAVAIIQIVENVLGPRIVGELTGLNPVWMLISLDIGFKLNGVLGLLVAVPIAGFIKGTFDTIRGVNGSSKVEAIADVHTEVAIK; translated from the coding sequence ATGATTGAGACCCTCAATAAGTTGCCTCGTTGGTTTTCACTGGGCTTAACATTCCCGTTAATTTTTCTAAACGGGTGGTTATTGCTATTGCTTGGTCGAGAATTACAGCCATTGGTCAGTATTCTCATCACAGCAACAGTGATTTCGTTTTTGCTAGATTATCCCATTCGCTTTCTGATCAAATTGAAAGTCAAGCGTGGTATTGCTGCGGGATTGGTAATTCTCATATTTTTCATGGTACTAGGGACGTTAGCAATTTTTCTAGTGCCTTTGATTTTGGCGCAGGCGAATGAACTTATCGTCCGACTACCTGAATGGATTAAGTCGGGACAGCAACAGTTGCAAATTTTTGAGACTTGGGCGATCGCGCAGCAATTACCAATTGATATTAGTGGCACATTCAATCAAGTAATCGAAAAGTTAACGGGTGTTCTGCGATCGCTAACAACTCAACTTTTTAGCATTGTCTTTGGAGCGATCGGCAGTCTGGTAAATATCTTTTTGACCTTGATATTTTCGATTTTTCTTGTCATCCGTGGTGAATTCCTCTGGAATGGCTTATTAAGTTGGCTACCCCAGAAATGGAATGATCAAGTTCGCAATTTACTGCCCCGCAATTTTGAGCGCTTTATTGTTGGACAGGTTACTTTAGCGACAATCCTTGGTATTTTGCAAACTACAGCCATGCTAATCTTAGGAGTTCCCCTTGCCCAGCTTTTTGGCTTCGGTATTGGCATTGCTAGTTTAATTCCCCTTGGCGGCTCTAGCACGATTATCACCGTTAGCCTATTGATCGCCTTACAGAATTTCTGGCTTGGTGTCAAGGTTTTACTAGTCGCTGTGGCAATTATTCAAATTGTGGAGAATGTACTGGGTCCTCGTATCGTCGGTGAGTTAACAGGGTTAAATCCAGTATGGATGTTAATTTCTCTAGATATTGGCTTTAAGCTCAATGGAGTTTTGGGGCTATTAGTTGCTGTACCGATCGCAGGTTTTATCAAGGGTACTTTTGACACAATTCGTGGCGTGAATGGTTCCAGTAAAGTTGAGGCGATCGCGGATGTCCACACCGAAGTCGCCATAAAATAA